In Solanum lycopersicum chromosome 3, SLM_r2.1, the genomic stretch gATACAATAgttgtaataaaataataaaaatacaacacACGTATAAGTAAATGCTAATGCAAAATTAAACTATctttaatcaaatcaaaaacTATTTACctcttatttttatacaataaaacaaattaaagaaaaaactgTATCATGATatgtttatcattttataacttgtaattttttatattacaacatagataaatgtatattttagatattattgttataattttatttttattaatacgaAGACGacgtaaattaattaatttatctatATCTTAAATAAGTTTTATGGTTCAACCAAACCAAATACTCTGTATccattactattatttttgttattttaggtTTGAACATTACACATAATTAATGATTCATAAGATTCTGTAAATGATTGTAAcgtaattaattaacaaaagcCCCCAAAATTAGCTTAGTTGTAAACAGAGGATTTTCCCTTGATTTCATCGGAGAATTTGCAAATTAAAACAACACACATTGATCTCATCTCCGTTCAATGCCTTCAATTCCGTCGCCACCGCCAAATCCGGCGTCCGCCGCCAACTGTCGCATCTCCGTCTTCTCTCTTATCCTTCAGTTTCCTTGAAATGCCGATGCTCATCTTCCTTTGCTCGTGCCTTTTCAGGTATATCACTTTACAAGCCCTCCATTTTATCATCCGCTGCTTAATTTATAACTGTTTTCTGTATGTGCTGAGGGACAACGTGGGTAGTTATATGATCAGGTGTAAGAGCTCAGTTGGAAACTACTGAGCGAGCAGTGTATGTGGAACCTCCCGTTGTGGTTATTACAGGAGCTTCTAGAGGAATTGGGAGGGCTGTTGCTTTAGCTTTGGGAAAATCTGGTTGTAAGGTCATCCATTCAGATACTTCGTCTATATTTAGTTGAAATAGCCTTAtggtttggatcattgttatggATTAGATAATTGTTGACTGTTTGGCCTTCAATTTGTGAGTAAATTTGTCAATTTTCATAGATTAGGACTTTTTACTACCACAATGAAAAGGAAACTTATATTGCCTGGATGATAAGCTTTCTTTAATACGTCACGTATTTGTAACTAAGTTTACTAGGAAACCCTGTGATTTTCTTGTTCAACAGCATCagtttttataaatagaaatagTAAAGAGCAGTTTCAATTTTTAGATACAGTGGTGGTTGTTAAGTTGTATTTTTTGGGCAATAGCTCAAAAAGGAAGTATTTGAAGTATCTGTATTTGTTTTTGTGCCCCCAAATTTGTTTTTTGGCAGTGATATGAAGTAATCTGGAGTGCAACTTGGATGATTTCATGGTTATTGTTAACCTTTTGCTTGAATATCCTTTTTCTGGTCTATCTTTTCCATTGCTTTCACATTTTAGTGAGACATTTTAATCTGGGGTGTAGCCAAAGTTCACCATTTTGACTCATTATTCGTCTTTAAAGGTCGTATAGGATGCTCTGAGTTCCAATTTCCTTAGAAACCTTGAATAATGCTTTAGGCCTGAGCTATATGTTATGATATATGTTCTCTTTAAAGAATATactttaaatcaaaatttatgttATGCCATGTGTATACCTGAGAAATCTCTCACATACTCTCCCCACCCACTTGATATTTTGTTGTTAGGTCCTAGTGAATTATGCAAGATCTTTAAAGGAGGCAGAAGTTTCCAAACAGGTGTGTTTCTTTTTTCAGTCAAAATCTGCTGtgattttgttattttactaaattccTCCAATTCCATCTGCtgtgatttttgttattttactaaatttctCCAATTCCATGTcatatatttcctttttgtgGTTGAAAGTTGAGAACATGGAACTGTACTTTTGACTTAAGAATGATGTTTGAAAGAGTATTCTAGCACTTTTTTCACCATTCTTAGTGCTGAATGGTTCATATTGTCActtcttcttttacttttttgtttcttttaggGAGAATACAAGTTGATAGACCACATTAAACAAATGTCATTTGATAGCAAAGATCAATTTTATAAGTTGGATCTCTACCACACCCCAAAACAGGATGAGACGTGGCCGACACCTGATACATGCCAATTGGACCAaccaaacttttatttttttaatagttgtGGTGTGCAACGCTGCTTGCACGTAACTCAACTAATTCATCGGGATACGGTCACCTGGTATCAGGTAATTTTTTCCATCAAGGTATTTGGTGTTGATGGGAGTTATCTTGTAGAATTAGTCGAGATGCACGCAAGCTGGTCCGTACACCACGGTTTCTAAAAAAAGTAGAGAATGTACGGAGTCCTATCTCACACATGACCGTCATACTTACCAATACATGGCCCTGACATCATGAACACAATGTTGCCCGAGTATTGGAATACTCAGTATAGATCATAGCCAAGAAACTCATGGTGAGGCAAGAGCTAtgcataatataatattgagtgcaagaaaaagataaatcaaTTATGcaatttaatatatcaaaacataGTGTATACATTTTAATCCACTCTAGCATTTAAAGTAGTCATAAATCTTTCAAGGCAAGATTAgaaattatcaattttagaaACAATACACAGTCTTCTGCATGTATTGCAATGTTACTATAATATAGCCCAATCTTTCCATCTATGTTCCACTGGATTTATTATGATCATCAAAGTGTGACAAGCATTGTTTTAATTCGTAGTCTCAATGTCCATAACATAAGATTCTCATAACAATCATGATGCAATGCATCGAGATACCATCCTTGTAGCATGACATACTCTTCCCGCCAGATAGACTATATGAAACCATTATGTAATGCATTGGGATATCATCCTAAAGTTTGATGTACTCTCCTCGCCGGATAGGATATATGTAATGCATCAAGGATCCAAGAAGTATGATCTACTCTCCTAACCTGATAggctaagttgctcggactcggGTACGGGTATCCGATCCGGATTCGAATCTGAGGGTCGGATTAGGAAAAATCTGAACTTTTTAGATTCGGGCTACGGATCCAAATATGGATACGGGTGTTGGGCTTCGGctaaaaatccaaaattataaaatagacCTATAAAGATATCCTAAATTATGATAGATCTTCTAGATTTTCTTTCCCACCCCCAACTTCTTCTTTCAAGCTTTTTGGTTCTTCCcctaaaaaaaggaaaaagaaagtcATTCAAGACTTTCCACCAACGTTTCAGATCAATTATTCGCAGCAATCGCTTCGATCCGCCCCCTCTCTTCACAGATCATTGCTACTGTCAATCGGAAGCCGGAACACAACCGCTTGAATTCTTAGCTTCTTTCAGTCTGGCttgaagaatgaaaaaatgaatattgaCCAAGAGGAAAAgctaaaaaagagaaaaggacCACAATATTAAAGGTATGTCATTCCTCATGAACTCTGTCCAAAGTATCAGATGTGGGTTGATAGAACCCCACATGTATCCCGCACCTGCACCCATGTCGTGTCGACAAGGGTGCAGCAGCAAAAGTGAAGAGTCTCCGCAACTTAGTGATAGGCATATATACATTGAGATTTCAAAATCATGACTTGTAGctaaaaaactcattttctgTAATTCATGAAGATCCAAGAAGTTGCTCCCCCGGCGGGATTGGTAATGCAGAATTGTGATATTATATTCCATTGTATGTCATGACATTTTAGCTTTTCTTAATTAAGTAgcaaatttcatatattcaatGAATATCAAGAGAAAGGAGTACAATGCTATAGTCAGAAATATGCCATGAATCATATTAATACAAACGCTTCATGGACATCATTGTAGATAGATAGTATGATGTGCCATACAATACTGTAAAGATTGCGTAAGAGCCCTAGACACTTTTACATAATTCAAGACTTAAACATGTAGGAGCATTTATCAATACTAAAGCCTAAGtcccaaaaatttaaagaaaaaaatatattcctcCATTGGAGATTGATTCTTATGTTTAACTCTAATCTATTCATTAAATGTCTTATGGAGTGTAGTCGctttatttttaaactcaaaGTAACAGAATCCATATCCACCCATCAATATTCATCATCTCTTTTCCGAAAATGACAATTTTAATGATCCATTTCTAGGGTTCCTTCAATAACTCATTCCAATTACAAATACTAAATACAACTCATATCATCCTCTTAACCCAATACTTATACCCAATCTATGCTCTGAGGAAGGAAAGAGAATACTTCAGTAACACCATAAAGTTGGAATGTATGTGGGATCTAGTTTTCAAAGCATTTCTGGTAGGTGACTTAGAAATGGTAACATTAGCAGTATATGGCTGCAGAAATGCAGCTGTGCAACACAAATTAAAATGATGGTTAGTCTTTTCAGAAAGCCTACTGTTATTTATTGTTCTAGTTTTGATAACTGAAATATCATTATGTAATTTTCCTTGATggtaatatcttttttttaaaaaaaaagaaaaggaacaaCTGTTTGTGTAGACTGCACTTGGTCTCCCTGTCTTGAAGCATCCTCTAGGCCTTTTCTTTCCATATAGTTCAAAAAAGGTGTCTCGCTTGCTTTGATATATAGCATTCTCTTTGTGAGTGCCTAATAAATGTCAGTAATGAGGATACCATTTCCCAAGGCTCTGAAGTTGCTCTACAATGTCTCAGCAATTAATCTTCATCTTTCCCTCTCATCTTTGATTCTTTGAGAAAGGAGTTCTGTTTAATAGTGGTCTTCAATTCTCCATCTTAGGGTACAACTTATGGTAGCACTGGGTTATGTCTTCTCTAATCCCCTCTTCGCTGGAAATTCATGGCCATCCATTGATTTTTTTCCCATACGGTTGTTTCTAATGTAAACATTGGCCATTGTTATCTCCTTTTTAGCTAGGTGCTGGTGGTCTTCATCTCAGAATCACTTCTTGTGCTACAAGTAACTTTCCCAGCTGACCTTTCTATTCTTCACGTTGAATTTTATCAGCTTTCGATATTGTTACATGGTAATTTCACTTATCACCAACTTGTAGCATGGTCTGTTTGCTACCTCTTTCATACAATTCTTGACCATCTTTTTGAAGTTCTCATGGTGTAGTCACAGGTTTGAATCTGAAAGGAACAGTACCTCATACATCAACAGCAATCTAGTATATTATTGGAttgttatttgatatcgattttGTCAGGGTTTGCTTACTTGAGTTCTATAATTTCTCCTCATTCCATGGATATCAACATCTTATTCATTGGGGAAGCATAGAAGATATTTGATCTGATCTTGGTTGATGAAGCCAGAGAATTCAATCAATACTATAGAGGTTTCCTTAGCAAGTTTCTTTGCTCCAATTCATATCTTAGTACAGTAAGATCATCTGCTATCACCCAGGACATGATCATCTTTGCTGTGTCATGCAGTTGTCTTTTACTACTATCTATCTTCGTTTTACTTTGTCTTCTCCTCTGGTTGATTGACAGATCAGGCATGTGGCACAGCTAACAGACCCATGGTCCAGCATCTTTTACTATTTCTCAGTTCCATTGTAAATTATAATCAGTTCTTTATCAATTTAGAATTTGGAATCTAGGAGTCGGTCTAAGAAATCATTGTGTAGAAAATCATGCTTACTATTCCTCCATCTAAGTTAATCAACCATAAAGTCCAATTCCATGTTGTAGTTGAGAAATTCCTGTAATTAGATTGTCTTACTCACTTTCTCGAGTGTTCTCTGCTGTCCTGCACCCTATGATACTTTCAGCAAACACATTTATCAAACCTCTGACGTGTCTTTCACAATTTTATCATTGCTGCACACATCAGGTTTGAGTAAAAGCATTGGAATGGGAAATTAGGGGCATTCATGTAAAAGTAAccatttcatttaaattaatttttactcGACATAGCCTTAAAGGAGCTTTTTGATAGTAAGTTTCCGAAAAGGTTTCCGGGGAAATTTTTTGGTGTGGCAACGTTTGTGCTGTTTTCCTCCCAACAACTGAAAATGATGCCTTATGTCACTTAGAACTACCCGAGATTGTTATGTTTAAAATGAGAAGATTCCAGTCAAGTGTGAGTCCTTCCAACATGTTCTACCCACTGTTGTTCCTTGTATATATTCATTTCCACAACTATGATATGAGCTCATGATAGTTGGATAGCAAGTAAACATTGTTTGCTAGAAAACATAAAACCAAAGTAGTAAATAGTAAAATTGcagaaatttaagaaattctTGTTTGGACTTCTATAGGTCTTATGgaaaatacatcatatatacTTGGATGCCTTAAAAGAATACATCAGTTATACATCTTCTGAGGTGAAGAGCAAGGTCTCCTATAACTCCAGAAACTGGTAAGCCATCGACAAAGTGATTCTGTTCTCTGTTTTTTTCAGATAAAAGTCAGAATTGTTGTCATGAGAAAATTGCTAGCAACTAATCTGATGTTCATATTCCAAAACCAATAGTGTTGTGAAATTACCCTTTTGGAGCACTTGTACTGGTTACTCCTTTTTTAATGGAAGTCTCAGTCCAAAGTCATGTGAAGATATCTGGTGACCAGTTAAGCCAATGATGTTTTGGTTAATTTGTGCAGCCAGAATGTTGTCATGTTGTATTTATTAGCTGATGCTACTAAAAATTGCAGgactactttttattttatgagtaATGATAGTAATGGTTACTGCTTGTTTGACAAATGAAGAAAGCTTACCAGGAGTGTCAAACGACTCTAGTATCTTCAGTCCCAATCAGCCACTGACCCACCCCCAAATGCTATTATTACTGTGACTTAGGTTCTCCTTACCATATGAAAGTACCTTTCCTTACCAATTTGCCTTCATAAAGTAAAAGATTGAATGTCATGCTCCTAAAATTGCCGGGGTTGCATTGGATAGGTAGAATAGATTAGCGTTGTTAGTGGTACATAATCAAGAACTAATTCAATCAACAAATTCCCCTTGCTCCCTGAAGTTGGATTGCTCTGTGTTAGCTGATGCTTATCGAACTTTGCAAGGTTAAGTGTCTATTTCATGTGTAAAAACAGTAAAATAGTTTAACTTTCTGATCCTATCATTTAGTGTAAACACCATCTCATGGAGTACTTGTTTCACCAGCAATCTGATAACAGCTATAAGGTTCATCTGTTGGCCATTTGACATCTTCcctaaattaatttagtttCCTATTTTGATGGCAGATTGAATCATGTGGTGGCCAAGCTATTACTTTTGGTGGTGATGTTTCAAAAGAAGAAGATGTAGAATTAAATGATGTATACCGTAAGCAAACTCCTTTCCTGGTGAAATTTATTCTAAATGTACCTTAGTGTAGTTGTTTCCAGATAATTTCACCTTATAAGGCTCATGTATGGAGGTGGTTCAATGAGGAACAGTTGATATCTTAACGTATAATGCAGGTCGACAACAGTCATACTGTCTCGTGTTTAGTTTATATCAGAAATACGGCTCTGTAGTTGTCTTGGTTTTCTTTTCAGGCATAACGCCTGATACTTTGTTGATGAGAATGAAGAAATCTCAGTGGCATAAGGGTATTGATTTGAATCTTACTGGAGTATTCCTCTGCACACAG encodes the following:
- the LOC101264311 gene encoding 3-oxoacyl-[acyl-carrier-protein] reductase, chloroplastic-like, translating into MIVTICKLKQHTLISSPFNAFNSVATAKSGVRRQLSHLRLLSYPSVSLKCRCSSSFARAFSGVRAQLETTERAVYVEPPVVVITGASRGIGRAVALALGKSGCKVLVNYARSLKEAEVSKQIESCGGQAITFGGDVSKEEDVELNDVYRITPDTLLMRMKKSQWHKGIDLNLTGVFLCTQGENIQHIICCWFSWQCPTIVRQKQE